DNA from Streptomyces rishiriensis:
CGGGGCGGTCCTTGACCGAGCCGGTGGGGTTGCGGTCCTCCAGCTTCGCCCAGATGCGGACGTCGGCGGACGGCGAGAGCCGCGGCAGGCGCACCAGAGGGGTGTTGCCCACCGCGGCCAGCGGGGAGTCGTAACGCATGGGGCTCGGGGCCGATCAGGCCATGCCGCCGGCCACGGCCGGCAGGATGGTCACGGTGTCGCCGTCGGTCAGCTTGGTGTCGATGCCGTCGACGAAGCGGACGTCCTCGTCGTTCAGGTACACGTTGACGAAGCGGCGCAGCTTCCCGTCGTCCACGATGCGGGCGTGGATCCCCGCGTGCCGGGTCTCGAGGTCGGTGAACAGGTCGGCGAGGGTCTCACCGTTGCCCTCCACCGCCTTCTGACCGTCGGTGTACTGGCGGAGGATGGTGGGGATGCGGACCTCGATGGCCATGGCTCAGGGCTCCTGTCGGAAGGTGTGGGCAGCGCGGGTTCGTGCGTGTGCGGCTCCCCCGCGGTCGGCTGCGCTCGCGCGGGCGTTTCCCCCGGTCGGCTCACGGCCGTACGGCGGCGGGTGGTGCGTCAACAGATGGCGCTGGCGAGCCTGCACAGGTCGACGTGCAGCCGCGCCACGAGCAGTGCGCCCGGCGTCTTCTCGCTCACGTCGTTCAGAACCATGGGCTCATCGTATCGATTCCCGGTCCGCCTCCTGGAATGTGATCCCACATCGCGGACGGAAGCGGGCCGGAGGGTGAGATGCCACCGTGCCGCTAGGCCGACGCGCGGCGCACCAGACGAGTGGGGACGATCACGGAGGGCCCGTCGGACGACCCGTCCGGCGAGCTGTCCGCCGCCCCGCCCCCCGGCCCGTGCGGCGCGTCTTCCAGGGCGAGCAGCAGGCGGGCCATCAGCCGCCCCATCTCCTCGGCGTCCTGGTGGACGGTGGTGAGCGGCGGGTCGGTCGCCTCGGCGATGGAGGTGAGGTCGTCGAAGCCGACGACGGCCACGTCCGCGGGGACGCTGCGGCCGCGTTCGCGCAGGGTCTGCAGGGCGCCGGACGCCATGAGGTCGGAGGCGACGAACACGGCGTCGAGGTCGGGGTGGCGGTCCAGCAGCGCGGCCATGGCGTCGGCGCCGCCCTGCCGGGTGTAGTCGGCCCGCTCGACGAGGTGCGGCGGGTGGGCGTCGCCGAGCACGTCCCGGTACCCGGCCAGCCGGTCCGCGGCGGAGTTCTCCTGGTCGTAGGGCCCGGCGACGGTCGCGATCCGCCGCCTCCCGAGGTCCACCAGATGCTGGACGGCCAGCCGGGCGCCGCCCCGGTTGTCGCCGTCGACATGGGCCTGGCCGGCCCGCACGGGGTCGCCGTCGCGCAGCAGCGGGCGGCCGCCGAACACGGCGGGGAGGCCGAGCCGGTCGATGATCTCGGCGAGTCGGTCGCCGGGGCGCAGGGAGAACAGGATCGCGCCGTCGACGTGGCCGCCGCCGAGGTAGTCGGCGACGCGTGCGTAGTCGTCCGGTTCCTCCAGGAACAGCAGGACGGCCTGGGCGCCGTGAAGTGCGAGTTCGCGGCGGACGCCGCGCAGGAGGAGGTCGAAGAAGGGGTCGATGAAGAGCCGGTTCTCGGGCTGGGCGGCGACCACGGCGACGGCGTTCGTGCGGTGGGTGACGAGTTGCCTGGCGGCCTGGTTGGGGACGTAGCCCAGCTCGGAGATCACCCGGCGGACCCGGTCGACGACCTCCGTCCGTACCCGGTCCTCCCCGTTGATCACCCGGGACACGGTCGACTTCGAGACCCCCGACTGCCGGGCGACGTCTTCGAGCGTGGGCCGCCTTGCGTGCGAGCGTTGCGTCAACACCATCTCCGTCGGGGCGAGTTGTGCGTGCACCTTTGCGGAAACGGTAACCGGCGCGTGGGGGCGGCGCCGGGTTCAGACGACCGGCTTGCCCGTCAGTTCGACGCCCGCCGCGCGAAGTTCCTCCAGGGCCCGGTCGGTGCTCTCCTTGGCCACCCCCGCGGTGAGGTCCAGCAGCACCTGGGTGCGGAAGCCCTCGCGGGCCGCGTCCAGGGCGGTGGCGCGTACGCAGTGGTCCGTGGCGATGCCGACGACGTCCACCTCGTCGATCTGGCGGTCCCGCAGCCAGTCGCCCAGTGTGGCGCCGTTCTCGTCGGCTCCCTCGAAACCGCTGTACGCGGCGGCGTAGGCGCCCTTGTCGAAGACGGCGTCGATGGCGCCGGAGGCGACGGCGGGCGCGAAGTTGGGGTGGAAGCCGACGCCCTCCGTGCCCGCCACGCAGTGCGCGGGCCAGGAGTGCGTGTAGTCGGGGTTGTCGGCGAAGTGGCCGCCGGGCGCGATGTGGTGGTCGCGGGTGGCCACCACGTGCC
Protein-coding regions in this window:
- a CDS encoding putative leader peptide, with the protein product MVLNDVSEKTPGALLVARLHVDLCRLASAIC
- a CDS encoding isochorismatase family protein, which encodes MRRALIVVDVQNDFCEGGSLAVAGGADVAAAITELIGQAPAGYRHVVATRDHHIAPGGHFADNPDYTHSWPAHCVAGTEGVGFHPNFAPAVASGAIDAVFDKGAYAAAYSGFEGADENGATLGDWLRDRQIDEVDVVGIATDHCVRATALDAAREGFRTQVLLDLTAGVAKESTDRALEELRAAGVELTGKPVV
- a CDS encoding LacI family DNA-binding transcriptional regulator, whose amino-acid sequence is MVLTQRSHARRPTLEDVARQSGVSKSTVSRVINGEDRVRTEVVDRVRRVISELGYVPNQAARQLVTHRTNAVAVVAAQPENRLFIDPFFDLLLRGVRRELALHGAQAVLLFLEEPDDYARVADYLGGGHVDGAILFSLRPGDRLAEIIDRLGLPAVFGGRPLLRDGDPVRAGQAHVDGDNRGGARLAVQHLVDLGRRRIATVAGPYDQENSAADRLAGYRDVLGDAHPPHLVERADYTRQGGADAMAALLDRHPDLDAVFVASDLMASGALQTLRERGRSVPADVAVVGFDDLTSIAEATDPPLTTVHQDAEEMGRLMARLLLALEDAPHGPGGGAADSSPDGSSDGPSVIVPTRLVRRASA
- a CDS encoding MoaD/ThiS family protein, giving the protein MAIEVRIPTILRQYTDGQKAVEGNGETLADLFTDLETRHAGIHARIVDDGKLRRFVNVYLNDEDVRFVDGIDTKLTDGDTVTILPAVAGGMA